Proteins found in one Pseudomonas marvdashtae genomic segment:
- a CDS encoding superoxide dismutase: MAFTLPALPYAYDALEPHIDAQTMEIHYTKHHQTYINNLNAAVDGTEYADWPIEKLVASVEQLPQNLRAAVVNQGGGHANHSLFWDVMTPRGGGQPNGALATAIEAQLGGIERFKEAFTKAALTRFGSGWAWLSVTPQKTLVVESSGNQDSPLMSGNTPILGLDVWEHAYYLLYQNRRPEYINAFYNVINWPEVARRYQAALA; encoded by the coding sequence ATGGCTTTTACCTTGCCCGCTTTGCCTTACGCCTACGATGCCCTGGAACCGCACATCGATGCGCAAACCATGGAGATCCACTACACCAAGCACCACCAGACCTACATCAATAACCTCAACGCGGCCGTAGATGGCACCGAATATGCCGATTGGCCTATCGAGAAACTGGTGGCCAGCGTTGAACAATTGCCGCAGAACCTGCGCGCCGCGGTGGTCAATCAGGGCGGTGGCCATGCCAACCATTCACTGTTCTGGGACGTGATGACGCCCCGCGGTGGCGGTCAGCCGAACGGGGCGCTCGCGACGGCGATCGAGGCCCAACTGGGCGGCATCGAGCGCTTCAAGGAGGCTTTCACCAAGGCTGCGCTGACCCGTTTCGGCAGCGGTTGGGCCTGGTTGAGCGTGACCCCGCAAAAGACCCTGGTGGTGGAAAGCAGTGGCAACCAGGACAGTCCGTTGATGAGCGGGAATACGCCCATCCTTGGCCTGGATGTTTGGGAACATGCTTATTACCTGCTGTACCAGAACCGTCGTCCCGAATACATCAACGCCTTCTATAACGTGATCAATTGGCCGGAAGTCGCACGACGTTACCAGGCTGCGCTTGCTTGA
- a CDS encoding carbon-nitrogen hydrolase family protein, whose amino-acid sequence MPVAVIQMVSQSDVLANLARARVLLEQAAAGGARLAVLPENFAAMGRRDVADIARAEAFGQGPILPWLKQVARDLKLWIVAGTLPLPPVDQPEARAHACSLLVDDQGQVVARYDKLHLFDVDVADNRGRYRESDDYAYGANVVVADTPVGRVGLTVCYDLRFPELYSELRAAGAELITAPSAFTAVTGAAHWDVLIRARAIETQCYMLAAAQGGMHPGPRETFGHAAIVDPWGRVLAQQDQGEAVLLAERDSNEQASIRARMPVASHRRFFSQGARRRPVQDDEFKA is encoded by the coding sequence ATGCCAGTCGCCGTGATTCAAATGGTCAGCCAAAGTGATGTACTCGCTAACCTGGCCCGTGCCCGCGTGTTGCTGGAACAGGCTGCCGCCGGTGGCGCAAGGCTGGCGGTGCTGCCTGAAAACTTCGCCGCCATGGGTCGGCGGGACGTCGCCGACATCGCGCGCGCCGAAGCCTTTGGTCAGGGACCGATCCTGCCCTGGTTGAAACAGGTCGCCCGCGACCTCAAGTTATGGATTGTGGCCGGGACGTTGCCGTTGCCGCCGGTAGACCAGCCTGAGGCCAGGGCCCACGCGTGCTCTTTGTTGGTGGATGACCAAGGCCAGGTCGTGGCGCGCTATGACAAGCTGCACCTGTTTGATGTGGACGTGGCGGACAATCGCGGGCGCTACCGCGAATCCGATGACTATGCTTACGGCGCCAACGTGGTGGTCGCCGATACACCGGTGGGCCGGGTTGGCTTGACGGTTTGCTACGACTTGCGTTTCCCGGAACTCTACAGCGAGTTGCGGGCGGCCGGGGCCGAATTGATCACCGCGCCTTCGGCCTTTACCGCGGTGACCGGCGCCGCCCATTGGGACGTGCTGATACGCGCCCGAGCCATAGAGACCCAGTGCTACATGCTGGCGGCCGCCCAAGGCGGTATGCATCCGGGGCCACGGGAAACCTTTGGCCATGCCGCGATTGTCGACCCTTGGGGCCGCGTGCTGGCACAACAGGATCAGGGGGAGGCCGTGCTGTTGGCCGAGCGCGACAGCAATGAACAAGCGTCCATCCGGGCGCGCATGCCGGTGGCGAGCCATCGGCGCTTTTTCTCGCAGGGCGCCCGACGGCGGCCTGTCCAAGACGACGAATTCAAGGCGTAG
- a CDS encoding YhdP family protein, with the protein MERLTRLLATLTRWGLGLCALLLVVLALYVSLGRELVPLVAEYRSEVETRASEALGIPVHVGSLEGTWSALAPILAARDVVVGEGPNALHLDQVRAVPNLWDSLLTRQVRIAHLEVSGLKISLKEGADGKWVLEGLPVRDDQPFDPQQLLDRMQMVSKLSVLDSQVTLQPVDHPPLSLTYVGLSLRTGGARQRLDARLTLPDGQPVAINLRTRIRASDWKNGEADAYLSLPQSDWSKWLPKRLTRQWNFSEIKAGGEFWLSWGQGTVQSAAMRLNAPQLQGAYADRKPVQIHNLALNAYFQRSSQGFTATFDTLAMNLGETRWESRLHLQQSDATDKTEERWHLQADRLDLTPLTPLLNALAPLPEGLATTIDRLKVTGGLRNVLVDFRPQNTGDQKISFATNLDTVGFDAYRGAPAARNVSGSLSGDLGGGELRMDSKDFSLHLDPIFAKPWQYQQANARLTWKLDKQTFTLIAPYLKVLGEEGRIAGDFLIRLHLDHSQEDYMDLRVGLVDGDGRYTAKYLPAVLSPALDEWLRTAIVKGAVDEGFFQYQGSLNKSAGDADRSISLFFKVHDAELAFQPGWPSVSKVSGDVFVEDSGVRIFASEGQLLNTQVKDIAVNIPHVPSGQSSHLLLDGGFAGGLGDGLKILQTAPIGTAETFAGWEGEGDLQGNVKLDIPLVKGEEPKILVDFSTDKARLKLSEPALELTQLKGDFRFDSSKGLSGKNIAARAFDRPVTAQIFAEGRAGALNTRVAASGQVEIKKLTNWLNVTQPLPVSGVVPYQLQVILDGADSQLSVSSSLKGVAVDLPTPFGMAADVGRDTVFRMTLQGPERRYWLNYGDLASFTYAAPSGNFADGRGELLLGVGDAVLPGAKGLRLRGTLSELDVSPWQELVGKYAGQDPGGSARQVLSSADLKVGKLTAMGTTLDQASVQLDRKPDAWAMRLDSQQAKGSVNLPDAKAAPIAIKLDYVRLPAADPTVQADENAPDPLASVDPSKIPAMDIAIDQLFQGPDLIGAWSLKVRPTGKGIALNDLDMGLKGMVLNGNGAWEGLPGSTSSWYKGRIKGKNLADVLKGWGFAPSVTSQEFHLDVDGRWPGSPAWVATKRFSGSLDASLNKGQFVEVEGSAQALRVFGLLNFNSIGRRLRLDFSDLFGKGLSYDRVKGLLVASNGVYVTREPITLTGPSSNLELNGTLDMVADRVDAKLLVTLPVTNNLPIAALIVGAPAVGGALFLIDKLIGDRVARFASVRYDVKGPWKEPKITFDKPF; encoded by the coding sequence GTTGGGCATACCCGTGCATGTCGGTAGCCTCGAAGGCACTTGGAGTGCCCTGGCGCCGATATTGGCCGCGCGCGACGTGGTGGTCGGGGAGGGGCCGAATGCCTTGCACCTCGATCAGGTCAGGGCCGTGCCGAACCTCTGGGACAGCCTGCTGACGCGCCAGGTGCGCATCGCTCATCTGGAAGTCAGTGGCCTGAAGATCAGCCTCAAGGAAGGCGCCGACGGCAAATGGGTGCTGGAAGGCCTGCCGGTGCGGGACGACCAGCCATTCGATCCACAGCAGTTGCTGGATCGGATGCAGATGGTTTCGAAGCTGTCGGTGCTCGACAGCCAGGTCACTTTGCAGCCGGTGGATCATCCTCCGTTGAGCCTGACCTACGTCGGCCTGAGCTTGCGCACCGGCGGCGCCCGCCAGCGCTTGGACGCGCGCCTGACGTTGCCGGACGGCCAGCCCGTGGCGATCAACCTGCGTACCCGCATTCGCGCCAGCGACTGGAAGAATGGCGAGGCGGATGCCTATTTGAGCCTGCCGCAAAGCGACTGGTCCAAATGGCTGCCGAAGCGCCTGACCCGACAATGGAATTTTTCCGAGATCAAGGCCGGCGGCGAGTTCTGGCTCAGTTGGGGCCAGGGCACGGTGCAAAGCGCGGCCATGCGCTTGAATGCGCCGCAGCTCCAGGGTGCTTATGCCGACCGCAAACCGGTGCAAATCCACAACCTGGCGCTCAACGCATATTTCCAGCGCAGCAGCCAGGGATTCACCGCGACCTTCGACACGCTGGCAATGAACCTGGGCGAGACCCGTTGGGAATCGCGTCTCCATTTGCAGCAGAGTGACGCCACCGACAAGACCGAGGAACGCTGGCATTTGCAGGCCGATCGCCTCGACCTGACACCGCTCACGCCACTGCTCAATGCCCTGGCGCCGTTGCCCGAAGGCCTTGCCACGACAATTGACCGGCTCAAGGTAACCGGTGGCCTGCGCAACGTCCTGGTGGACTTTCGACCACAAAACACCGGCGACCAGAAAATCAGCTTTGCGACCAACCTGGACACCGTGGGCTTTGACGCCTATCGCGGTGCCCCAGCGGCGCGCAACGTGTCGGGCAGCCTCAGTGGCGACCTCGGCGGTGGCGAGTTGCGCATGGACAGCAAGGATTTCTCCCTGCACCTGGACCCGATCTTTGCCAAACCTTGGCAATATCAGCAGGCCAACGCCCGGCTGACCTGGAAGCTCGACAAGCAGACGTTCACCCTGATCGCGCCGTATCTGAAGGTGCTGGGCGAGGAAGGCCGAATTGCTGGCGATTTCCTGATCCGCCTGCATCTGGACCACAGCCAGGAAGACTACATGGACCTGCGGGTCGGCCTGGTGGACGGTGACGGGCGCTACACCGCCAAGTACCTGCCGGCCGTCCTCAGCCCGGCGCTGGACGAATGGTTGCGCACGGCCATCGTCAAGGGTGCGGTGGACGAGGGTTTTTTCCAGTACCAAGGCTCGCTGAATAAAAGTGCCGGGGACGCGGACCGCAGCATCAGCCTGTTTTTCAAGGTGCATGACGCCGAGCTGGCGTTCCAGCCGGGCTGGCCTTCGGTCAGCAAGGTCAGCGGTGATGTGTTCGTCGAAGACAGCGGCGTACGCATCTTCGCCAGCGAAGGGCAACTGCTGAACACGCAGGTCAAGGACATCGCGGTGAATATCCCTCATGTACCCAGCGGGCAGAGTTCTCATCTGCTGTTGGACGGCGGTTTCGCCGGCGGATTGGGCGACGGCCTGAAAATCCTCCAGACCGCGCCGATTGGCACGGCCGAGACGTTCGCTGGCTGGGAAGGCGAGGGCGACCTGCAAGGCAACGTGAAACTCGATATCCCGCTGGTCAAGGGCGAGGAACCGAAGATCCTGGTGGACTTCTCCACCGACAAGGCCCGGCTCAAGCTCAGCGAACCAGCGCTGGAATTGACCCAGCTCAAAGGCGATTTCCGTTTCGACAGCAGCAAGGGGCTGAGTGGCAAGAACATCGCGGCCCGGGCGTTCGACCGCCCCGTGACCGCGCAGATTTTCGCCGAGGGCCGTGCCGGTGCGCTCAACACCCGGGTCGCCGCGTCCGGGCAGGTGGAAATCAAGAAACTCACCAATTGGCTGAATGTCACCCAGCCGTTGCCGGTATCCGGTGTCGTGCCCTACCAGTTGCAAGTGATCCTGGACGGTGCCGACAGCCAGTTGTCGGTCAGCTCCAGCCTCAAGGGCGTGGCCGTAGACCTGCCGACACCTTTCGGCATGGCTGCGGATGTTGGCCGCGACACAGTGTTTCGCATGACCTTGCAAGGGCCGGAGCGGCGGTATTGGCTCAATTACGGCGATTTGGCCAGTTTTACTTACGCGGCGCCGAGTGGGAACTTCGCTGACGGTCGCGGCGAATTGTTGCTGGGCGTGGGCGATGCGGTCTTGCCTGGCGCCAAGGGGCTGCGATTGCGCGGCACGCTGTCGGAACTGGACGTGAGTCCTTGGCAGGAACTGGTTGGCAAATACGCCGGTCAGGATCCGGGCGGTAGCGCCCGGCAAGTACTCAGCAGCGCCGACCTGAAAGTGGGCAAGCTTACTGCCATGGGCACGACGCTGGACCAGGCGTCGGTGCAACTGGACCGTAAGCCGGACGCTTGGGCCATGCGGCTTGACAGCCAGCAGGCCAAGGGCAGCGTCAATTTGCCGGATGCCAAAGCTGCTCCCATCGCCATCAAGCTCGATTACGTCCGGCTACCCGCCGCCGACCCGACGGTCCAGGCCGACGAAAACGCCCCGGATCCACTGGCCTCGGTCGATCCCAGCAAGATACCGGCCATGGATATCGCCATCGACCAGTTGTTCCAAGGCCCCGATCTCATCGGTGCGTGGTCGCTGAAGGTACGCCCGACCGGCAAGGGCATTGCGCTGAACGATCTGGACATGGGCCTGAAGGGCATGGTCTTGAACGGCAATGGCGCCTGGGAAGGCCTGCCCGGTTCCACCAGCAGTTGGTACAAGGGTCGTATCAAGGGCAAGAATCTGGCCGACGTGCTCAAAGGCTGGGGCTTCGCGCCGAGCGTGACCAGCCAGGAATTTCACCTGGATGTCGACGGCCGCTGGCCCGGTTCGCCCGCCTGGGTGGCCACCAAGCGTTTTTCCGGTAGCCTCGATGCGTCCCTCAATAAAGGGCAGTTCGTTGAAGTCGAGGGAAGTGCCCAGGCGCTACGGGTATTCGGGCTATTGAATTTCAACTCCATTGGCCGCCGCTTGCGCCTGGATTTCTCCGACCTGTTCGGCAAGGGGCTGAGTTACGACCGGGTCAAGGGACTGCTGGTGGCGAGTAACGGGGTTTATGTGACCCGCGAACCCATCACCCTGACGGGGCCGTCGAGCAACCTGGAACTCAACGGAACGCTGGACATGGTGGCCGACCGGGTCGACGCCAAATTGTTGGTGACCTTGCCGGTGACCAACAACTTGCCAATCGCCGCGCTGATCGTCGGCGCACCGGCAGTGGGTGGGGCGTTGTTTTTGATCGACAAACTGATCGGTGACCGCGTGGCGCGTTTTGCCAGCGTAAGATACGACGTCAAGGGGCCGTGGAAAGAGCCGAAGATCACCTTCGACAAACCGTTCTGA
- the tldD gene encoding metalloprotease TldD: protein MSGLLSSVSEHLLAPGGVTLESLQGVLGDLAGPGIDAADLYFQGQISESWSLEDGIVKEGSFNLDQGVGVRAQSGEKTGFAYSNAITLEALGAAARAARSISRAGQNGTVQAFRSQDVAQLYAPDNPLEVMSRAEKVELLKRIDVATRALDPRIQQVSVSMAGVWERILVASTDGGLAADVRPLVRFNVSVIVEQNGRRERGGHGGGGRTDYRYFLSEDRAMGYAREALRQALVNLEAIPAPAGTLPVVLGSGWSGVLLHEAVGHGLEGDFNRKGSSAYSGRMGEMVASKLCTIVDDGTLAGRRGSLSVDDEGTPTECTTLIENGVLKGYMQDKLNARLMGVARTGNGRRESYAHLPMPRMTNTYMLGGQSDPAEIIASVKKGIYCANLGGGQVDITSGKFVFSTSEAYLIEDGKITAPVKGATLIGNGPEAMSKVSMVGNDLALDSGVGTCGKDGQSVPVGVGQPTLKIDAITVGGTGA, encoded by the coding sequence ATGAGCGGGTTGTTGTCCTCAGTCAGTGAACATCTTTTAGCCCCCGGTGGCGTGACCCTCGAAAGCCTGCAGGGCGTGCTGGGCGACCTGGCCGGCCCGGGCATCGATGCGGCCGACCTGTATTTCCAGGGGCAGATTTCCGAGTCGTGGTCGCTGGAAGACGGCATCGTCAAGGAAGGCAGTTTCAACCTCGACCAAGGCGTGGGCGTGCGTGCCCAGTCCGGCGAAAAAACCGGGTTTGCCTACAGCAACGCCATCACCCTCGAAGCCCTCGGCGCTGCGGCCCGTGCCGCCCGTTCGATCTCCCGCGCAGGGCAGAACGGCACGGTCCAGGCGTTCCGCAGCCAGGACGTGGCCCAACTGTATGCGCCGGATAATCCGCTGGAAGTCATGAGCCGCGCCGAAAAAGTCGAATTGCTCAAGCGCATCGACGTCGCCACCCGCGCGCTCGACCCGCGTATCCAGCAGGTCTCGGTGAGCATGGCCGGGGTCTGGGAACGGATCCTGGTAGCGTCCACCGATGGCGGCCTGGCCGCCGACGTACGGCCGCTGGTGCGTTTCAACGTCAGCGTGATCGTCGAGCAGAACGGCCGTCGTGAGCGCGGCGGCCACGGCGGTGGCGGACGTACCGACTACCGTTATTTCCTCAGCGAAGACCGCGCCATGGGCTACGCCCGCGAAGCGCTGCGCCAGGCCCTGGTCAACCTGGAGGCCATCCCGGCCCCGGCTGGCACCTTGCCGGTGGTGCTCGGGTCGGGCTGGTCAGGCGTGCTGTTGCACGAAGCCGTCGGCCACGGCCTGGAAGGCGATTTCAACCGCAAGGGCAGCTCGGCCTACAGCGGACGCATGGGTGAAATGGTCGCCTCGAAACTCTGCACCATCGTCGACGATGGCACCCTCGCCGGACGTCGTGGCTCCCTGAGCGTCGACGACGAAGGTACGCCGACCGAGTGCACCACGTTGATCGAAAACGGCGTGCTCAAGGGCTACATGCAAGACAAGCTCAACGCTCGCCTGATGGGCGTGGCCCGCACCGGCAACGGTCGCCGCGAATCCTACGCGCACCTGCCGATGCCGCGCATGACCAATACTTACATGCTGGGCGGCCAGAGCGATCCGGCCGAAATCATCGCGTCGGTGAAGAAGGGCATTTACTGCGCCAATCTCGGTGGTGGCCAAGTGGACATCACCAGTGGCAAGTTCGTGTTTTCCACGAGCGAGGCCTACCTGATCGAAGACGGCAAGATCACCGCACCGGTCAAGGGCGCGACCCTGATCGGCAACGGGCCGGAGGCGATGAGCAAGGTGTCGATGGTCGGCAACGACCTGGCGCTGGACAGCGGTGTCGGGACGTGTGGCAAGGATGGGCAATCGGTGCCGGTGGGCGTTGGCCAGCCGACCCTGAAGATCGATGCGATTACCGTGGGTGGCACGGGCGCATGA
- the pmbA gene encoding metalloprotease PmbA, giving the protein MSAVQSVGPQALPALQEQVEQIIAEAKRQGASACEVAVSLEQGLSTSVRQREVETVEFNRDQGFGITLYVGQRKGSASTSASGPEAIRETVAAALAIAKHTSEDEASGLADAALMCKELKDFDLFHAWDITPEQAIEQALRCEAAAFDADSRIKNADGTTLNTHQGCRVYGNSHGFIGGYASTRHSLSCVMIAEADGQMQRDYWYDVSRQGTLLTDPVSIGQKAAQRAASRLGARPVPTCEVPVLFSAELAGGLFGSFLSAVSGGNLYRKSSFLEGSLGQKLFPEWMTIDERPHLMQAMGSSAFDGDGLATYAKPFVENGELVSYILGTYSGRKLGMPSTANAGGVHNLFVTHGEEDQAALLRRMGRGLLVTELMGHGLNMVTGDYSRGAAGFWVENGEIQFPVQEVTIAGNMRDMFKQIVAVGNDLELRSNIRTGSVLIERMMVAGS; this is encoded by the coding sequence ATGAGTGCAGTCCAGAGCGTCGGCCCGCAAGCATTGCCGGCACTGCAAGAACAAGTCGAGCAGATCATCGCCGAGGCCAAGCGACAGGGCGCCAGCGCGTGCGAAGTGGCGGTATCCCTGGAGCAGGGGCTGTCGACGTCGGTGCGCCAGCGTGAGGTGGAAACCGTTGAGTTCAATCGCGACCAGGGTTTCGGCATTACCCTGTATGTGGGGCAGCGCAAGGGTTCGGCCAGCACCTCGGCCAGCGGTCCGGAGGCCATTCGCGAAACCGTCGCCGCTGCGCTGGCAATCGCCAAGCACACCTCTGAAGACGAAGCCTCGGGCCTGGCCGATGCCGCGCTGATGTGCAAGGAACTGAAGGATTTCGACCTGTTCCATGCCTGGGACATCACACCGGAGCAGGCCATTGAACAGGCGCTGCGTTGCGAAGCGGCAGCATTCGATGCCGACAGCCGGATCAAGAATGCCGATGGCACGACGCTCAATACCCACCAGGGCTGCCGGGTATACGGCAACAGCCACGGTTTCATCGGCGGTTATGCATCGACCCGCCACAGCCTCAGCTGCGTGATGATCGCTGAGGCCGACGGCCAGATGCAGCGTGACTACTGGTATGACGTGAGCCGCCAAGGCACCTTGCTGACGGACCCGGTGAGCATCGGCCAGAAAGCCGCGCAACGTGCAGCCAGTCGCCTGGGCGCGCGGCCCGTACCGACTTGTGAAGTGCCGGTGTTGTTCTCAGCCGAACTGGCCGGTGGGCTGTTCGGCAGCTTCCTGTCGGCGGTGTCCGGCGGCAATCTGTACCGTAAATCGTCGTTCCTCGAAGGCTCGCTGGGCCAGAAACTGTTTCCGGAATGGATGACCATCGACGAGCGTCCGCACCTGATGCAAGCCATGGGCAGCTCGGCGTTCGACGGTGACGGCCTGGCCACCTACGCCAAGCCGTTCGTGGAAAACGGCGAGCTGGTCTCCTATATCCTCGGCACCTACTCGGGTCGCAAGCTCGGCATGCCGAGTACCGCCAATGCCGGAGGCGTGCACAACCTGTTCGTGACCCACGGCGAAGAAGACCAGGCGGCCTTGCTGCGACGCATGGGCCGCGGCCTGCTGGTGACTGAACTGATGGGGCATGGCCTGAACATGGTCACCGGCGATTACTCCCGTGGCGCGGCGGGGTTCTGGGTCGAGAATGGCGAGATCCAGTTCCCGGTCCAGGAAGTGACCATCGCGGGCAATATGCGCGACATGTTCAAGCAGATCGTTGCCGTGGGGAATGACCTGGAGCTGCGCAGCAACATTCGCACCGGCTCGGTGCTGATCGAACGGATGATGGTGGCGGGTAGCTAA
- a CDS encoding FagA protein: MSFALHEQPYLESWRWMSRQIRCAMSPDEPRLIDHYLAEGRYLACCTATSSWMISETAFRLLLDTASDVALPWHWRNLCLDQAWRPLRDLERQSLCRCRLQRWQSHAWALATCALAPSISLIELEQGFPDE; encoded by the coding sequence ATGAGTTTCGCCCTGCACGAACAACCCTACCTTGAAAGCTGGCGCTGGATGAGCCGCCAGATCCGTTGCGCGATGAGCCCGGACGAGCCGCGGCTGATCGATCATTACCTGGCCGAAGGGCGCTATCTGGCGTGCTGCACGGCCACTTCCTCGTGGATGATTTCTGAAACCGCCTTCCGGCTGTTGCTCGACACCGCCTCGGATGTCGCACTGCCCTGGCATTGGCGCAACCTCTGTCTCGATCAAGCCTGGCGCCCTTTGCGCGATCTGGAGCGGCAGTCGCTTTGCCGCTGTCGCCTCCAGCGCTGGCAGAGTCATGCCTGGGCGCTGGCGACGTGCGCGCTGGCGCCGTCGATTTCCCTTATTGAACTGGAGCAAGGATTTCCCGATGAGTAA
- the yjgA gene encoding ribosome biogenesis factor YjgA — translation MVDSYDDSLYEGEKSKSQVKRELHALVDLGERLTTLKPDLLAKLPLTDALRRALADAPKHTANIARKRHLQFIGKLMRDQDTDAILVLLDQLDASTRQYNERFHGLERWRDRLIAGDDGVLEKFVIDYPEADRQQLRSLIRQAQHELAQNKPPASSRKIFKYIRELDETQRGLR, via the coding sequence ATGGTTGATTCTTACGACGACTCCCTCTACGAGGGTGAAAAAAGCAAATCCCAGGTCAAACGCGAGCTGCATGCTCTGGTTGACCTCGGCGAGCGCCTGACAACACTCAAGCCTGACTTGCTGGCCAAACTGCCACTGACCGACGCTTTGCGCCGGGCCCTGGCCGATGCGCCCAAGCACACCGCGAATATCGCGCGTAAACGGCACCTGCAATTCATCGGCAAACTGATGCGCGACCAGGACACTGACGCCATCCTGGTTCTGCTCGATCAACTCGATGCCTCCACCCGGCAGTACAACGAACGCTTCCACGGCCTGGAACGCTGGCGCGATCGCTTGATCGCGGGCGATGACGGCGTGTTGGAAAAATTCGTCATCGACTATCCGGAGGCTGACCGCCAACAATTGCGCTCCCTGATCCGTCAGGCCCAGCACGAATTGGCGCAGAACAAGCCGCCGGCCTCGAGCCGAAAAATCTTCAAATACATCCGTGAGCTGGACGAGACTCAACGCGGCCTGCGCTGA
- a CDS encoding class II fumarate hydratase, with protein MSNTRIERDSMGELQVPAAALYGAQTQRAVDNFPISGQRMPAQFIRALILAKAAAARANVELEQISAAQGKAIVDAAQGLLEGDFMTHFPVDIFQTGSGTSSNMNANEVIATLASRLLGETVNPNDHVNCGQSSNDIIPTSIHVSASLALHEQLLPALEHLVQVIERKALEVHPFIKTGRTHLMDAMPVRLSQALDGWAQQLKANIGHLQDLQPSLQSLAQGGTAVGTGINAHPRFAELFSQQLTQLTQVQFTPGENLFALIGSQDTAVAVSGQLKTTAVSLMKIANDLRWMNSGPLAGLGEIELEGLQPGSSIMPGKVNPVIPEATAMVAAQVIGNDTVITLAGQSGNFELNVMLPIIAQNLLSSITLMSTASRLLADKAIATFKVNEARLKEALSRNPILVTALNPIIGYQKAAEIAKQAYQQGRPVIDVALEHTDLTRSELEVLLDPEKLTAGGV; from the coding sequence ATGAGTAATACCCGTATCGAACGTGACAGCATGGGCGAGCTCCAAGTCCCGGCGGCTGCGCTCTACGGCGCACAGACCCAGCGCGCCGTGGACAATTTCCCCATCAGTGGCCAACGCATGCCGGCGCAATTCATTCGCGCCCTGATTCTGGCGAAAGCTGCCGCCGCCCGGGCTAATGTGGAGTTGGAGCAAATCAGTGCGGCCCAAGGCAAGGCCATCGTCGATGCGGCCCAAGGCCTGCTCGAAGGCGATTTCATGACGCATTTTCCGGTGGATATTTTCCAGACCGGGTCCGGCACCAGCTCCAACATGAACGCCAACGAAGTGATCGCCACCCTGGCCAGTCGTCTGCTGGGGGAGACGGTCAATCCGAATGACCATGTGAACTGCGGCCAGAGCAGCAACGACATCATTCCCACCAGCATTCACGTCAGTGCTTCCCTGGCATTGCACGAGCAGTTGCTGCCGGCGTTGGAGCATCTGGTGCAGGTGATCGAGCGCAAGGCCCTGGAGGTCCATCCGTTCATCAAGACCGGTCGCACCCACCTCATGGACGCGATGCCGGTGCGCCTGAGCCAAGCGCTCGACGGTTGGGCGCAGCAGCTCAAGGCCAATATCGGCCATCTGCAAGATTTGCAGCCGAGCCTGCAATCGCTGGCCCAAGGTGGTACGGCGGTCGGGACTGGGATCAATGCCCACCCGCGGTTTGCCGAGCTGTTCAGCCAACAACTGACGCAACTGACCCAAGTGCAATTCACTCCGGGCGAAAACCTGTTCGCGTTGATCGGTTCCCAGGACACCGCCGTGGCGGTTTCCGGGCAATTGAAGACCACGGCGGTGTCGTTGATGAAAATCGCCAATGACCTGCGCTGGATGAACTCCGGGCCGCTGGCAGGCTTGGGGGAAATCGAACTCGAGGGCTTGCAGCCGGGCTCCTCGATTATGCCCGGCAAGGTCAATCCGGTCATTCCCGAAGCCACCGCAATGGTCGCGGCCCAGGTGATCGGCAACGACACGGTGATCACCCTCGCCGGTCAATCAGGCAATTTCGAACTCAATGTGATGCTGCCGATCATTGCCCAGAACCTGCTGAGCAGCATCACCCTGATGTCCACCGCCAGCCGCTTGCTGGCGGATAAGGCCATCGCCACGTTCAAGGTCAACGAAGCCAGGCTCAAGGAGGCGCTGTCGCGCAATCCGATCCTGGTCACGGCACTGAACCCGATCATCGGTTACCAGAAGGCCGCTGAAATCGCCAAGCAGGCGTATCAGCAAGGTCGTCCGGTCATCGATGTCGCGCTGGAACACACCGATCTGACTCGCAGCGAGCTGGAAGTCCTGCTGGACCCGGAGAAGCTCACCGCCGGCGGCGTGTAA